ACAAGCCAAATATGCAACGTTTAACAAGAGGCATTGTTAGCCCTATTGATATTCAGCAAAAATAGAGTACATGGGATGTGAACATTTGACTGTTTATTCAGGGCCATATGAGGTGTTGGTGGAAGAGGTTGGGGGGATTGACCTGGTTCTCCTGACCCAGGGTCAATGCTGAGCCAGGATCGAAAGGCATTACACAAGGGAATCTTGTATAATGGGAAGGGAAGACCCAATTAGGCAGCTTAAACAGCTCTCTGGACAGAACAATCTGGCAGACTGATGGGAGAAGTGTGAGAAATGAAAGCAATTAGAAGTTTTCCTTGCTGCAACGTGCCCCAAGTGAAGAAAGCGATTTCACTAAATATATTATGCACCAGCACTATGGGGAAAGAAGCAAGAATCCATCCATTTCTTCAGACACCCAGCCCTCTTCAGCCCTGGGCAAAAGGGTGTAGAGGGGGTGGAGGGTGACCCTGCCTGCAGTGTCTCCAATGTGCCCACTCCACTCCAACCACTGTGCTGAAGGGAGGCTGTGAGCACATTTTGCCTGAATGTGTTTAGGTGTCTCCTCATGATCGGGTTATCAGGATTCCTAGTCACAAGGAGGCTTGTAAACCTGTTCAGGCAAACATACATACAAGCCCCCTTCAGACATTTGCACTAATCAAGCAAGGGTTGGAAGTGTAGGGGGAGACACCTGGGAATGTTGAGGATAAGGCCATGGTGCATTCCCTGGCCCCGTCCCTCTCCGCACTTTTGCCCTTGCGTGTCCAGGAGTAACAACTAAGGAGGACTGTTCCCAGTGACTGGCGGATGATTTCACTTTTGCAAAAAAGTAGCTCACACAAGGTGTTTAACTGTTATTCAAGGAcctgccttgatttttttttgtcccctTCCTCTCCACCAAATGTATTGCAGGCAAAAACTGCTTTGCAGAATGTGATCGTCAGTAAGTTTCCTAAGGAAGGGAATGTGATCTTTTGTATTGACACTTCTTCCTTTTTCATGACAGTCAGACATTGGGTTTGGAAAGATGGAAACCTATGTTAAACTGGAGAAGCTAGGGGAGGTAAGAATAAGCTCTGTCATCATTCTACTCCCATGTTGTGTCTTTGTGGTAGATTTTTAACTGCCGTCATCCACTTTGGGATCCAGTCTTGATatgttaagggctttatagatTTAAAATGGGGCTAGGccaggggacctgtggccctccaggtgttcctggGCcttgactcccatcatccatgaacCTTGACCTTGCTTGCTGGTTCCTTGCCTGCATTAAAACTTGTTCCTTGAGTTGTGAATAGAATTTTTCAAAAGTCTTGCAAGGGATCATCAGCATAAGGAAGCAATTTGGTTCTGTTCAGTGTCCTATAGTACGGACTAGGATGTGCTTCCCAAATTGAATGCTTCCTCCATGCTGAaataaacttcttcttttttaaaactaatttCAGATCATTTGATGCAGATTATTAAGCATATATTTACCAGCAAATGCTTCTCAAAGAAGCATGACAAGAAGTAAATCTAGCTTGTCAACCCAAAAGAGATGAAGTTTTAAATCAGATGAAGCCCATCTGAAGATATTGTTTGGAAGAAGGCTGCAAAGGAGTCATTTTTATTCCAAATTAAGCAGGGCTGCTACAGAGATCTAATCCAGTTCCGCAGAACCAAAATAATGCTGTTTTATGTACCATAGGGAAAGTGGAGTTTGCTGTGGGGGGTTTTAGTGAGCTGCTTACTTTTTTTGGCTTCTTCCTCTCAGGGCACCTATGCCACTGTCTTTAAAGGGCGCAGCAAGCTCACCAAGAACCTGGTTGCCCTGAAGGAGATCCGATTAGAGCACGAGGAAGGGGCCCCCTGCACAGCTATACGGGAAGGTGAGGAGCAGGGTTCATTTTCCAAAATGTAAACATACGGAGAAACATCAGGCAATGCTATTTCCACATACACTTGCCTTGCTTATACACAAGCATGATAAGGAATGGAAACATCCGATCATGTGACCCTGCAATAGGACCCTGCCAGTGGGGGGCTAAGCCAGATGCCAGAGTGGGTGAGgtaacaaatgtaaattttaccttgtACAATAGGGTGCTTTTTACCCACACTCTCAGACCCCcgccctccatccaggcaagcaagaaacattatcaacgttcaaggacccattccagGCAGACAGACACACTCACTGAGGGTGCGAAACAGGCCTGGTGTGGGGTCTGGCTAGGGAGTTGTGGCCTGGGGGGAGTCTTGAGGGCCACagagagaggcctagtggtctgCCTTCAGTCCCCAGGCCTGAGATTTTAGTGCATGGCGTACACCCCACCAGCACACCCTTGTGACTAAAGTCTCTCTGCCTTGCAGTTTCCTTGCTGAAGAACCTCAAGCATGCGAACATTGTGACCCTCCACGATATCATTCACACAAAATGCGCCCTAACTCTTGTCTTTGAGTTTCTGGTGAGTCAGGACCTTCTGTCTTATGGGGAGGCTGGCTGGTCCAGGCTTGTCTACAGCGCAAGTGTTATTTGGGCAGTAAGGagagggctgtagttcagtggtagagcatctggttCACATGCAGAAGATCACAGGTTCAACCTCTGGCAGAGGGAGGGCCAGGTatgtccttaacctgaaactctggggagctgctgccagtcaatgcagacagtactgagataGATTGACCAAAGGTaaaaggcagcctcctatgttcaGGGTCtgaaggttcccccctccccttaaaagcAGCATCTGTGCAGAAAATGTGGTCTCCGTGTAACacactgtttaaaaaaaaaatcacgttCTCCAACCATAATTGTTTACCAATATTCCAGGTGGAACACCTGGAACACCTTCCAGGTGGGTTTGGTGGGGCTTGCCCCCAGCTAGGTGTGAAGAGATTTTCCCTAAATAGCaatagagaagtgtgtgtgttttctcagaACAAAATGTGGTTTGAGTTCATGGAACCTGGAAATTCTCCACAACATATGTGCCAGTTAAGGGACAAAATACTTGGGCTGAATCTGACCTAGCTATGTTGATTAGGATAGTGACTTTGAATCTCTTGCTGTAGCAATCTACTAGTATGCATtcatataataaaacaaatacatctGGAAAGGGTTGTGTAGTTTTGATCTGTATATTGAGCTTCAATGAGCCAGAGGAGACAGTTTACTGCAAGCGTACACACACCTTCGGGAACTGCTGGGAAATATTAttacttgcatttttttgttgCCAAAGACATGTTTGGTCACTTCAGGGGGCCTTGGTCTTCAAAGCAACTTGGGCCTCTCAGGACATGCTTGTCTTTGCAGGACAGTGACCTGAAGCAGTACCTGGATAACTGTGGGAATCTGATGAGCATGCACAATGTGAAGGTGAGTGAACAGGGTGGATGGGTGCAGGACTTCCTCTTCTGTAAAATGATTGGTAGGCTTTCAAGTCAGAGCAGgggtggtgtcacagtggccggtataaagtggcacattttggacatgaggtccaccaccaccaacactgcggtcttgcccctggaagaaggcagatctgtgatgaagtccatggacaccacttcccatggcctgtgtggtgtggctaagggctccagcaatcccggtggcgctgctctgaccacctttgcccgctggcaggtgtcacagccccttacatagtctcgaacatcttccctcacccctggccaccagaagtgtctcatgactaggtgagtggttttgtccctcccaaaatgacccgccgttgggttgtcgtgcatctgcttgaggaccgtacgtctaagctgggtggtgggcaggtacagtgcacccttgtagaaaagcagccccctgcgttctgcaaagtcttttgcctgctccccccccctctcagttctctgaagatgcggttggcaaattcatccgctgccgtcagtgctgtgagttctgcctcgctcaccactgctgctccgcaggaccatgctgacggggggaaaatgtgcctgggtgccggtggcgcctcctcctccatgtactctggcttgcgggatagggcatccgccctgacattctgctctcccgggatgtagtgtatggagaagttgaagttcgagaagaactctgcccaccgtatctgccgctggttgagcaccctggcagttctccagaactccaggttcttgtggtctgtgcacacctggatggggtgcttggcgcccaccaggaagtgtctccagtgctggaacgcagcgtggatcgcaagaagttcccgatcaaacaccgtgtagtttcgctctggctgggtcaacttcctggagaagaaggcacagggtctccactctctgttggcgtccagttgcaacaaaatggcgcccacagctttatcagaagcatctgtctccacgcgtaggggcgcgtcctgaaccacgtggaacaggttctggtctgaggcgaacaccctcttgaggctttcgaacgctgcttgcgcctctggtgtccacctgaacttctgcttgcctctcaggcagtcagtgatgggagccgtaacgcgagagaagttcttgatgaacttcctgtagaagttggcgaagcctagtaggcgttgggcatctttgcgcgtcctggggctgtgccagtccaggatggcctgcaccttgtccttgtccatcgccagccccttgtctgacagcttgtagcccaggaagtccacctccttggtgtgaaacttgcacttctccagcttcacatacaggtggttctccttcaggcgccgcaacacctccctgacatctttcacatgctgcactgggtcattggagtaaataaggatgtcatccaggaagaccaagcatttcctgaagaggagggaccccaggacgtggtgcatgaaggcctggaagcatgctgagcccccttgcaacccgaagggcatcaccagatattcaaaagagcccagaggcgtgaacatcgtggttttccattcatcgccttcccggatcctgatcaagttgtacgcccccctcaggtctagcttggtgaaaatcttgcccctgcgtgccgctgtcaggagatcatccactctgggcatggggaaagccactggctctgtcactgaattcagtcgtctaaaatccaccaccagacggcgctgttgcgtgtctttcttgtccacccagaagaccgggctgccccctgctgccttgctttctctgatgaacccccgcttgaggttcttgtcgatgaaagcgcgcagatcctccagttcctggtctgacatggcgtacagcttggctgggggtatagttgcccctggcaccaggttgatctggcagtcaaaaggcctgtgtgggggtaggtggtcggactccgcttcgctgaagacctcctgcaggtcccagtacggcttgggtatcgcctcaccccctttgacgtgcatggtggccaccgtggctatcggaggcccctcccctggttggtgctgcatgcaatgttccaggcaaaagtccgatccaaaagtgatgcatctctggtgccaactgatggaggggtcgtggcgcgccagccagctcatgcccaagatgatgggggggtctgagatggtggtgacgttgaatgccagtgtctctgagtgccttcccaccgtcattttcatgggggggggtttgatgagtgatggcccctcccagcagctctctgccgtcaatggtcgccacgtgcagaggaaaatccagctgcagaagctggatctggtgctcttctgcaaagttcctcgagaagaagttcgctgacgccccactgtcaattaaggcgaggactgtcaggggatagccatttgggagcgtgagcgtcacttctagaaccactcctgctctgggaggggtgggctggctctgctcctctctgtgcgggtgggtgggctggggctgttgtctgctgactgtgcctggctgctgccccttgtctcctgcagccaggctttcccgtttccctgctgtggtgctgcgtcagtgggggagggcacaaccgttcccgcctttccttgccactccctgcgatgtgggcagtctctgacgagatgctggggggagttgcagagaaagcaattcccaccccttccctccttgcgtcttggcgccgctggggtttgaaaagcccgcgcgcgcgcgctatcaatctgcatgggttcctggtcctggctggccccaggcgtggcttgaaagggttgttgggggagtggcttctcctgcgaccgtgggaaccaagcccgctttgcgcgcgttgcttgcttgtcgctccaccgggattcctgtctcacccccaccgccagagccgctttgctcagctgatccatattactgggctttggacctctcgagagctcatccttcacctcctcatgcaaccccaagtagaacgccgcttgcattgggggtgactctagttcccaccccaatctgtgcaccagcatggtgaatttcgcccaatacgcgcgaactgtcatatttccttggcgtaaattgtgaagttcctccttagtctggtccatatgactatcggacgaatacatcgttttcaaaccttctagaaatagtttgacattcttcatgcaaggattctttgttgcaattaacggtcttagccactccctggctgccccggtaaggtgctccacaataaacgctaccctgtgctcatcatcagggaactcatcgtggtgcagctcaagagcatacacaatatcagtctcaaagccctgatattccttcgggtctccattaaacttgcttactagcgtcccggctctccttcctggcagcacttggacttggggtgcccctcccgccttgtttttctctgcatccagcttgttttggaggtctaccgccaccgcccttaattcctgctctctttcctgtagcgctctcacctgttccgcaagttgtagccggtcgtcctggaccttcttagtctcttctttagctgccttcaattccccctgcgcctgcagcgacagctgctgcagttcttgctgggcttgctccgcgatctgccgccatctctccgcctctgacacgctcatcccggcaactccaaagtagcccaaaaaggattaggaggttgctgtcacagtggccggagtggactacttcagagtaacgacgctacgcagctctgcattttattcttttattggtgctgcgtatttacagtgcttaagtcattgctatttacacggagtgatgtggtcagtcggtttcagaacctcctaatggcttttggcgcgtctttctccaacacaaaagctttggcagacccatcctctttcccctcctctttctgcgtaattccggagttggggggatgggtctcccgcccttattcgccccttcctgtcccacctgggaccctggctcctctaccttgcctgagcctcggacacgacttcctgcttccccactggaatcggaactctctctgcttccccctgtgctcggggattggcttgaactcaggaggggagggacttcgcgatatcccctgtccctcacatccgggAATCCCCTTGTGGCCAGAGAGCCAGATCCCAAAGTGGCCAACCCTTCATGGGTTCCATTGGCAAGTGGGTAGGGTTGCCCACCCTTCAGTCACATGGTGACCTATGTCAGGTGCAGGAAAGGAACAATTGAGGTACACAGTTGAGGATGTGTTTCTGCTTGTTCCTCTGTAGTCACAGCTTTACCTGTCCCACACCTGATGGCAGGTGAGTGGCAGATGTGTGTGACTTGCCCAGAATGGCCTTGTGGGCTAGAGCAGACTCCAGTGAAACACCCTGCTATCACCCCCATGATGGGAGTGGCGGTGCATACTCCATAATGAATCTCCACTGCCAGGTCCTTTCCAGATCCCCCTTTCCTACCCTGCAGTGGGACTTTGCATCAGCTCCTCCCTTTAGGAGAAGCTGGTGCAAAGCCCCCCAACTAGGTGGCAAAGCTGAGTGGCAGAACACTTCCCCTCTCACTGACTCAGCAAGAGGGGAGGCATTCCACAGAGCTTTGCCACCAGTCCCTCTTGGCCCCTAGAGGCTGGGGAGACCAGCAGCAAAGCTGGGCAGCAGAACAAGAGTGACACCCCAAGAGGGAAGCTGCCTGAGGTCGCTGCCTCACCTAACCTCATGGGTGAGCCGCTCTGAGACTGGAGGTCTAGTGGGCCAAATTATGCAGGTTCCGCCACTGCCAAGTTAAGAGGATTTTCCATCTCTTTCAGGAATGGTATCTCATGCCTTAATTTTCCACAGAGCAGAGTCTacctttaaagtacagtggtacctcgggttacaaacgctttgggttacagacacttcgggttACTAACTCCGCTGACCCGGAAGTAGTAccacaggatgagaacagaaatagtgtGGTGGCGGCACGGcgacagtgggaggccccattagctaaagtggtacctcaggttaagaatggtttcaggttaagaacggacctccagaacgaattaagttcgtaacccaaggtaccactgtatctctaactgctttctctcccctcttctttcccTGTGGTTCCAAGATCTTCATGTTCCAGCTGCTGCGTGGTTTGTCATACTGCCACCAGCTTAAGATCCTACACAGAGATCTCAAACCACAGAATCTGCTCATTAATGGGAAAGGGGAACTGAAACTCGCAGATTTTGGTAAGTTAGGAGGTAAGCTGGGGAAATGCCAGCACAAATTTCAGCTCAGTTTTGAATAGGAGGGCACTATGTCAGGGAGGAGAAGGACCaacctgtggcctgccagatgtttttggactgcagcttccatctgccccagctagcatggccaatggtcttgGGAGGCTGTGAGCTGTCATTCGGCAACCTCTGGAAGACAccaagttccctatccctggctTAGGTGCTCCTACATTTTCAGATTGTAAGGAAATTATATTGGGGGACTTCTACCACCACTGCCCCGCACCACACTTCTAATTTACATGCAACAAGTCTTAAATGGAGTGAAGCTGTTTGCCAAACACAGACTTTCAATTATTTGTTCATGTGGTGCTTTATACATTATGGCTTAGAGACCATATGAAACTTTTTTCCCCCACAAgcatatttaggctgcaatcctatacatagtcACCTCAGAGTAATCTCAGCTCAACTCAGTGAGACCCACTTTTTATTAGACTTGTCTAGGATTGTGCTACTGGCAACTTGTTTTCCAAATAAGGTTTTCTGATCCTTCATGTTTTGCACCTCTGTGCAGCTCCCAGCAGCGCTTGTGGAATATATGACCAACATTAGCAAAGCATTACAATTTGTGATGCTCCATGAATCCTCTTGGGCTGCTGGGTTTACTTTCCAAATCCAAGGAACAATTTCCATTATTGCTCTTATTGGTTATACAATTATGCAATGTCTGCTCAGTGAAGCAATCACGAAATTGTATTTTTCTCTTGATTCTTTAATAAAATACTCCCATCCACTCTCTAGGGCCACTGTTGGGGTCATGGTAGATACCTGCTAAAGCCCACGCCTTTTCTGGGGACtcactgtccctcacacatactgTCAGGATGAAACTGGTAGTTGCAAACCACAGGATTGCATCTCACTGACTTCCCTTCCACCCTCAGGTCTAGCCAGAGCCAAATCTGTCCCAACAAAAACATATTCCAATGAAGTGGTCACATTGTGGTATCGGCCTCCTGATGTCCTACTAGGATCCACAGAATACTCCACTCCCATTGACATGTGGTGAGCCAAGGGGTCTGTGTTTGGGAAAGGGTGGGTACAATAGTTCTCTCCATTGTGACTTTTTTCTCCCGGTTTGCCTTCTCCATATTGCttccagagccttttcagtgttTAAGACTATTCAAGAGGAATGTGGGACCTGGTACTTTACAGATGTTTGGCTGGATGCCAGCACTCATcagtcctgaccattggccatgctggctgggtctgatgggagttgggctcCAGTATCATTTAGAGAgctataggttccccatcccagctaCAGACAGTTTCTAATGGCTTGTTCCTTCATGTTCCTGAAGCCCTTTTCTCTACTGATTAGTTTAATGGGAAAGgtgatttgagggggggggagagaaacagttCCTGTCTCTCATATTGTCTTCTACAAAACTTCTTGGTGGTCCTCCTGCTTTTTCTGCAGAGACTGAAACAATGAGAGGAAGACTTGGCAGAGAGTAGGATGTTCTGAAGGATCTGATTGCTTCATGTTCTTGTAACTCTTTTTTGTCTGTGGTAGGGGTGTAGGTTGCATACACTATGAAATGGTCACAGGACGCCCCATGTTCCCAGGATCGACCGTGAAAGAAGAACTGCATTTAATATTCAGGACATTGGGTGAGTCGTTTGTAATTCTCTATTTCTTGATGAGGACTGGAGAGGAGGGTGGAATGAATAGAAGAGTACAGAAAAAAATGTAGCCTTTAACAGCTACGTGTGAACTAGCAGGGTTATTTGGCTGGTGATAGAATGCATGGCCCCCAAAACAAATCTCTGTCAATGATGTTTTCATAATTTAAATATGCATCCaaggtttttgtttcattttgttctgaTTTTGTTTAAGAgccaagtgtggtgtagtagtcagagtgttgggctaggaccagggagacctgggttcaaattcccactcagctatgaagctcactggatgaccctggTCAAATCACCTGaccaacctcacaaggttgtcctggtgataaaatggggagggggagaagtatGTGAAACACCTTTAGCTcctaggaaaggtgggatataaatgcccaAAGTCCCAAGTTTCTTACCCAGCATTTTCAGTTTAAAAGGGTCTGAGACAGCAGGGCTGGAGAAGCCCAGTCAGATTACACAACAGTGGGCTAAAT
The genomic region above belongs to Zootoca vivipara chromosome 7, rZooViv1.1, whole genome shotgun sequence and contains:
- the CDK18 gene encoding cyclin-dependent kinase 18 isoform X2 codes for the protein MAQGHLHLSHLNRDIQTQPSSTSPLEGPSPTTVCYRNGNQRRFSMEDVSKRLSLPMDIRLPPEFLQKLEMESPEISKPLSRMSRRASLSDIGFGKMETYVKLEKLGEGTYATVFKGRSKLTKNLVALKEIRLEHEEGAPCTAIREVSLLKNLKHANIVTLHDIIHTKCALTLVFEFLDSDLKQYLDNCGNLMSMHNVKIFMFQLLRGLSYCHQLKILHRDLKPQNLLINGKGELKLADFGLARAKSVPTKTYSNEVVTLWYRPPDVLLGSTEYSTPIDMWGVGCIHYEMVTGRPMFPGSTVKEELHLIFRTLGTPTEESWPGITSNEEFKAYNFTQYRAQPLINHAPRLDTEGIDLLMSLLLYEAKRRISAESALRHPYFTALGEQVHLLPETDSIFSLKEIQLQKDPGYRGSSFQHSARGKNRRQSIF